Proteins encoded by one window of Halobaculum halobium:
- a CDS encoding MutS-related protein: MRLEQFWGVGPKTAETLRESLGETAAIDAIESADVRALVDAGVSRGRATRVLRRANGEAGMDLFGTRDAREVYDQLLDIAASYAVTDHAADRVRVLTPLTSDERRRERLDDVLEARDAWADLRSADREAVLAAFAEYDEAGGTDRAAVECALALRTAGLRGGTFAALDGVDDEGLREAADALAALTDDGVREGADDRLDRLRERAAAARDLADSAFDVVETVRERGAHDADAFRSAVVEYVAGETGLTRGRVESASPDGAVDSADFVGSTLRTLADELEAEADERAAEVRAALEADVADGGADVDAVVDAVSDIAFLLSLARFAVAHDLTRPALDGEGLAVSNARNLFLSGDVQPVTYAVGGHDLPVDASADRLPSGDRVAVLTGANSGGKTTLLETVCQVVILASMGLPVPADAAEVGRFDTVVFHRRHASFNAGVLESTLKSVVPPLVGEGRTLMLVDEFEAITEPGRAADLLNGLVELTVDRGALGVFVTHLADDLSPLPEAARVDGIFAEGLTNDLDLLVDYQPRFGVVGKSTPEFIVSRLVANASDRAVRQGFEELASAVGEEAVQRTLSDAEWAPGEK, from the coding sequence ATGCGACTGGAACAGTTCTGGGGCGTCGGACCGAAGACCGCCGAGACGCTTCGCGAGTCGCTCGGCGAGACGGCCGCGATCGACGCCATCGAGTCGGCCGACGTGCGGGCGCTCGTCGACGCCGGGGTCTCCCGGGGGCGAGCGACCCGCGTGCTCCGCCGGGCCAACGGGGAGGCGGGCATGGACCTGTTCGGGACCCGCGACGCCCGCGAGGTGTACGACCAACTGCTCGATATCGCCGCGAGCTACGCCGTCACCGACCACGCCGCCGACCGCGTGCGCGTGCTCACGCCGCTCACGAGCGACGAGCGGCGCCGCGAGCGCCTCGACGACGTGCTTGAGGCCCGCGACGCGTGGGCCGACCTGCGTTCGGCCGACCGGGAGGCGGTGCTGGCCGCGTTCGCCGAGTACGACGAGGCGGGCGGCACCGACCGCGCGGCCGTCGAGTGCGCGTTGGCGCTGCGGACGGCCGGTCTCCGTGGCGGCACCTTCGCCGCCCTCGACGGCGTCGACGACGAGGGCCTGCGTGAGGCTGCGGACGCGCTTGCTGCGCTCACCGACGACGGGGTCCGCGAGGGCGCCGACGACCGACTCGACCGCCTGCGCGAGCGCGCCGCCGCCGCGCGCGACCTCGCGGACTCGGCGTTCGACGTGGTCGAGACCGTCCGCGAGCGCGGCGCGCACGACGCCGACGCGTTTCGCTCGGCCGTCGTGGAGTACGTCGCCGGCGAGACCGGCCTCACTCGCGGCCGGGTGGAGTCCGCCAGCCCCGACGGCGCAGTCGACTCGGCGGACTTCGTGGGCTCCACGCTCCGGACACTGGCCGACGAACTGGAGGCCGAGGCGGACGAGCGCGCCGCCGAGGTCCGCGCGGCGTTGGAAGCCGACGTCGCGGACGGCGGCGCCGACGTGGACGCCGTCGTCGACGCGGTCTCCGACATCGCCTTCCTCCTCTCGCTGGCTCGCTTCGCCGTCGCGCACGACCTCACGCGGCCGGCTCTCGACGGCGAGGGTCTCGCGGTGTCGAACGCGCGGAACCTGTTTCTCTCGGGCGACGTGCAGCCCGTCACCTACGCCGTCGGCGGTCACGACCTCCCGGTCGACGCATCGGCCGACAGGCTCCCGTCCGGTGACCGAGTCGCCGTGCTCACCGGCGCCAACTCCGGCGGGAAGACGACCCTGTTGGAGACCGTCTGCCAGGTGGTGATCCTCGCGTCGATGGGGCTTCCCGTCCCCGCCGATGCCGCCGAGGTCGGTCGCTTCGACACCGTCGTGTTCCACCGCCGGCACGCGTCGTTTAACGCGGGCGTGCTCGAGTCGACGCTGAAGTCGGTCGTTCCCCCGCTGGTGGGCGAGGGCCGGACGCTGATGCTCGTCGACGAGTTTGAGGCGATCACCGAGCCCGGCCGCGCGGCCGACTTGCTCAACGGACTCGTAGAACTCACGGTCGACCGCGGCGCACTCGGCGTGTTCGTCACCCACCTCGCGGACGACCTCTCGCCGCTCCCGGAGGCGGCTCGCGTCGACGGTATCTTCGCGGAGGGGCTCACCAACGATCTGGATCTGCTCGTCGACTACCAGCCCCGCTTCGGCGTCGTCGGCAAGTCCACGCCGGAGTTCATCGTCTCGCGGCTCGTCGCC
- a CDS encoding CopG family transcriptional regulator: MAKDTVRYPDKVVDEIDALVEDGVFESKSEFYRFSAEYVLALVSDDWEPETFNYGEIRDELDLQEEPVLLGADGGRDFLNAVITVRQLGLRNDFAEAEQFIDENYETTDRSGMVLEELLRVYRDRAESGSSSSA, translated from the coding sequence ATGGCCAAAGACACCGTACGGTATCCCGATAAGGTCGTCGACGAGATCGACGCGCTCGTCGAGGACGGGGTCTTCGAGAGCAAGTCCGAGTTCTATCGATTCTCCGCGGAGTACGTGCTCGCGCTCGTCAGCGACGACTGGGAGCCCGAGACGTTCAATTACGGCGAGATCCGAGACGAGCTCGACCTCCAAGAGGAGCCGGTGTTACTGGGTGCCGACGGGGGTCGCGACTTCCTCAACGCCGTGATCACGGTCCGCCAGCTGGGCCTGCGCAACGACTTCGCGGAGGCCGAGCAGTTCATCGACGAGAACTACGAGACGACCGACCGCTCGGGGATGGTCCTCGAGGAACTGCTTCGCGTCTACCGCGACCGCGCCGAGAGCGGTTCTTCCTCCAGCGCCTGA